Proteins from one Corallococcus exiguus genomic window:
- a CDS encoding response regulator, with product MRSLILLVEDHVDSREMLEEFLTLEGFAVEVAGNGLHAWERLRRGPTPDVMLLDLMMPVMSGWELMERVQKEPRLANLPVIVVSGAGATRPVPQGIRASIPKPLDLDDLMRALEPFRSSAQSQLAAAY from the coding sequence ATGCGAAGCCTCATCCTCCTCGTGGAAGACCATGTCGACAGCCGTGAGATGCTGGAGGAGTTCCTCACGCTGGAAGGGTTCGCCGTGGAGGTCGCCGGCAACGGCCTGCACGCCTGGGAGCGCCTGAGGCGCGGCCCCACGCCGGACGTGATGCTGCTGGATTTGATGATGCCGGTGATGAGCGGCTGGGAGCTGATGGAGCGCGTGCAGAAGGAGCCGCGCCTCGCGAACCTGCCCGTCATCGTCGTGTCGGGCGCGGGCGCCACCCGCCCCGTGCCCCAGGGCATCCGGGCGTCCATCCCCAAGCCGTTGGACCTGGACGACCTGATGCGCGCGCTGGAGCCGTTCCGCTCCTCCGCGCAGTCGCAGTTAGCCGCCGCCTACTGA
- a CDS encoding sensor histidine kinase, whose product MSLTLADFLFQSRDVLQDAWLHEAPGSGDTFTHGLSAVAARMSNPDARVSDSLARELSLLVQGSDGHPTTTNFRRLRDTVLRLWRERGGGGSGDEEQVERFHDAVDAVEAAALEAHVQARMLASREAAEAAREQGAPDASGPRRWEDIFTHLGVGVAVMAAEDSTFVAANPALARMHGQPAEALKGLRLEDLVAPESRGALPRHMAAASSKPFHEYEALHLRRDGSRFPAFVHVTSLRDATGRRVGRAATVLDITQRRQAEAERQRLLSTIEAERARLAAVLDQLPAGVLIAEAPSGRLLLGNRALESLLGHPFRPSASLADYESSHQMFTADNQPLADDAWPMARALRTGETRQAEPLQVRRPDGTTAHLLGSSAPVRDRDDHIVAGVVTLVDVTERRRAEEAAREAAQFGERLIAIVSHDLRNPLNAIQLSVTKLMHGDALQERDRKAVSRIARSGERMARMISELLDFTRSRLGGGIPIERVPGDVRAVLRQAVEELEAAWPERSLTLSVGPGRYDGAWDAGRLLQVVSNLGGNALQYSPPDSPVRFTLSDADAHVVLEVQNGGEPIPPDMLPRLFDPFRRGAGSNTHGGLGLGLYIVEQVVKGHGGRIEVRSRASEGTVFRVLLPREQAQPATPPAQ is encoded by the coding sequence ACCCTGGCCGACTTCCTCTTCCAGTCCCGTGACGTCCTGCAGGACGCGTGGCTCCACGAAGCCCCGGGCTCTGGTGACACGTTCACGCATGGGCTGTCCGCGGTGGCGGCCCGGATGTCGAACCCGGACGCGCGCGTCTCCGACTCACTGGCGCGCGAGCTGTCGCTGCTGGTGCAGGGCTCCGACGGGCACCCCACGACGACCAACTTCCGGCGCCTGCGCGACACGGTGCTGCGGCTGTGGCGCGAGCGGGGCGGCGGGGGCTCGGGCGACGAAGAACAGGTGGAGCGCTTCCACGACGCGGTGGACGCGGTGGAGGCCGCGGCGCTGGAGGCCCATGTCCAGGCGCGGATGCTCGCGTCGCGCGAGGCAGCGGAAGCGGCGCGCGAGCAGGGCGCTCCGGACGCGTCCGGCCCCCGGCGTTGGGAGGACATCTTCACGCACCTGGGCGTGGGCGTGGCGGTGATGGCCGCGGAGGACAGCACCTTCGTCGCGGCGAACCCCGCGCTCGCGCGCATGCACGGGCAACCCGCGGAAGCGCTCAAGGGCCTGCGGCTGGAGGACCTGGTCGCGCCCGAGTCGCGCGGCGCGCTGCCCCGGCACATGGCCGCCGCCAGCTCCAAGCCGTTCCACGAATACGAAGCGCTGCACCTGCGCCGCGACGGCAGCCGCTTCCCCGCGTTCGTGCACGTGACGTCCTTGAGGGACGCCACGGGCCGCCGAGTGGGCCGCGCCGCCACGGTGCTGGACATCACCCAGCGCCGTCAGGCGGAGGCGGAGCGGCAGCGCCTGCTGTCCACCATCGAGGCGGAGCGCGCGCGGCTGGCGGCGGTGTTGGACCAGCTCCCCGCGGGCGTGCTCATCGCGGAGGCGCCCAGCGGCCGGCTGCTGTTGGGCAACCGCGCGCTGGAGTCGCTGCTGGGGCATCCGTTCCGGCCCTCGGCCAGCCTGGCGGACTACGAGTCGTCGCATCAGATGTTCACCGCGGACAACCAGCCGCTGGCGGACGACGCGTGGCCCATGGCCCGCGCGCTGCGCACCGGCGAGACGCGCCAGGCGGAGCCGCTCCAGGTGCGCCGGCCGGACGGCACCACCGCGCACCTGCTGGGCTCCAGCGCGCCCGTGCGCGACCGGGACGACCACATCGTCGCGGGCGTCGTCACGCTGGTGGACGTCACCGAGCGCCGCCGCGCGGAAGAAGCGGCGCGGGAGGCGGCGCAGTTCGGCGAGCGGCTCATCGCCATCGTCAGCCACGACCTGCGAAACCCCCTCAACGCCATCCAGCTGTCCGTCACCAAGCTGATGCACGGCGACGCGCTCCAGGAGCGCGACCGCAAGGCGGTGTCCCGCATCGCGCGCTCCGGCGAGCGCATGGCGCGGATGATTTCGGAGCTGCTCGACTTCACCCGCAGCCGGCTGGGCGGCGGCATCCCGATTGAGCGCGTGCCCGGCGACGTGCGCGCGGTGTTGCGCCAGGCGGTGGAGGAGCTGGAGGCGGCGTGGCCGGAGCGCTCGCTGACGTTGAGCGTGGGCCCGGGCCGCTACGACGGCGCCTGGGACGCGGGCAGGCTGCTGCAGGTGGTGAGCAACCTGGGCGGGAACGCGCTCCAGTACAGCCCGCCGGATTCACCCGTGCGCTTCACGCTGTCGGACGCGGACGCGCACGTGGTGCTGGAGGTGCAGAACGGCGGAGAGCCCATTCCGCCGGACATGCTGCCGCGTTTGTTCGACCCCTTCCGGCGCGGCGCGGGCAGCAACACGCACGGCGGCCTGGGGCTGGGGCTCTACATCGTCGAACAGGTGGTGAAGGGCCACGGAGGCCGCATCGAGGTGCGCTCGCGCGCGTCGGAAGGCACCGTCTTCCGCGTGCTCCTGCCGCGTGAACAGGCGCAGCCCGCGACACCGCCGGCTCAGTAG